A single Runella rosea DNA region contains:
- a CDS encoding replication initiation protein: protein MTRQNFSLLEKRVFYIVMNQITEADAELRQNKYFRIPAKLITNNYRQMLAMTQTLMRNCQIWLRNDEEKEFSAFNVFSSAKYSAKEGVFEIGVSYEVLPHIAKIKSGYTEYELAIALSLNKTYSQRLYEILSRWKNFNGGAWSEILVDELRELISATEDTYDDFGQFKRRVLDPSQEEISAKTDLSFSYQIHKTGRKVTHISFLIVT, encoded by the coding sequence ATGACTCGTCAAAACTTTTCATTGTTGGAAAAGCGCGTTTTTTACATTGTGATGAACCAAATAACAGAAGCCGACGCCGAATTAAGGCAGAATAAATACTTCAGAATACCCGCAAAACTCATTACCAATAATTATCGTCAGATGCTCGCAATGACGCAGACCCTGATGCGAAATTGTCAAATTTGGCTACGCAATGATGAGGAAAAGGAATTCAGCGCATTCAACGTGTTTTCCTCCGCCAAGTACAGTGCCAAGGAAGGGGTATTTGAAATTGGCGTTTCGTACGAAGTACTGCCTCACATTGCAAAGATAAAAAGTGGCTATACCGAATACGAGTTGGCGATTGCTTTGTCGCTCAACAAAACGTATTCCCAGCGATTGTACGAGATTCTTTCCCGCTGGAAAAATTTTAACGGTGGAGCTTGGTCTGAAATCTTGGTGGATGAACTTCGAGAATTGATTTCTGCCACGGAAGATACGTACGATGATTTCGGGCAATTTAAGCGGCGTGTACTCGATCCAAGCCAGGAAGAAATATCTGCCAAAACCGACCTCTCGTTTTCTTACCAAATCCACAAAACGGGCCGTAAAGTTACGCATATATCTTTTTTGATTGTGACGC
- a CDS encoding ParA family protein has translation MISQKEVENFLKHNPALTVSALEKEAGIPKGTIAQALAGSRNLAEKHLTALFPILTKYGYSSTLYEKARVISIINHKGGVGKTTTTSSLGEALARRGFKVLLIDLDPQGNLSQILGVENPEVQVAHALLNHAQPLPIIEISENLYLSPSDIELADAEIQLILSVGGDLRLKNKLQPLLTEFEYVLIDCPPSLNKLTISAMNASNSCLITLLPEMSAVKGLNSLLQRVMEVKTNLNSELKVDGIVFTMVKKNSVHDGIKENVKENVPIRVFKTEIKHLVDFQKSQILQRPIAKFADNSEAAKNYRDFCDEFIDYLQIVK, from the coding sequence ATGATAAGTCAGAAAGAAGTTGAAAATTTCTTAAAGCACAACCCAGCGCTCACGGTATCGGCATTAGAGAAAGAAGCCGGAATTCCCAAAGGGACCATTGCCCAAGCACTTGCAGGTTCTCGCAATCTGGCGGAGAAACATCTAACCGCGCTTTTCCCCATATTAACCAAATACGGTTATTCATCCACCCTTTACGAAAAAGCCCGGGTCATATCCATCATCAATCACAAAGGTGGAGTTGGCAAAACCACCACAACCTCATCCCTTGGCGAAGCACTAGCTCGGAGAGGTTTTAAAGTCCTGCTTATCGACCTAGACCCACAAGGTAATCTTAGTCAAATTCTTGGCGTAGAAAATCCCGAAGTACAGGTAGCCCATGCGCTGCTAAATCATGCTCAACCGCTCCCCATCATTGAAATATCGGAGAACCTTTATCTGTCACCCTCAGACATTGAACTTGCCGATGCCGAGATTCAACTCATTTTGAGTGTTGGGGGAGACTTACGTCTAAAAAACAAACTTCAACCTCTGCTTACTGAATTTGAATACGTACTGATTGATTGCCCTCCCTCCTTAAATAAACTGACGATTTCGGCCATGAACGCTTCCAACAGCTGTTTGATTACGCTGCTACCCGAAATGTCGGCTGTAAAGGGCCTTAATTCTCTTCTACAGCGCGTTATGGAAGTGAAGACGAACCTTAACTCAGAATTGAAGGTTGATGGCATTGTGTTTACAATGGTGAAGAAAAACAGCGTTCACGACGGAATCAAAGAAAATGTGAAAGAGAACGTGCCTATTCGGGTCTTTAAAACCGAAATCAAGCACCTGGTTGACTTTCAGAAATCCCAAATTTTACAACGCCCCATTGCCAAATTTGCCGATAACTCCGAGGCTGCGAAAAACTATCGTGATTTTTGTGACGAGTTTATTGACTATCTGCAAATTGTAAAATAA